One window of the Pseudomonadota bacterium genome contains the following:
- a CDS encoding diguanylate cyclase, which translates to MTEQTFLKSEIEASILQLSPDLSPQTLQKKTKSINLLLKAPIYLASSQDQTLTIEMFASFARKIIPYRKMTFSMWNESSQTLELLFNHGFSDQQLSLLKTKSPFTPWTSSFGKPLLIKASAVSNRSVFHNLGIEEAVIVQVTWEGRVQAVWQLFATRQNTFTMEDIQLFWILTMQCELIFQHLSKHEQIQKLAIIDSLTGLYNRRFFDRQLKVEVERAQRQKTTLSLLMIDIDNFKKFNDHYSHQSGDNALREMGVLLPEKSRTIDTVCRYGGEEFTIILPNTDHIKAFLIGERLRKAAEEHPFIINHNKSVNMTLSLGIASYPEMASSDGDLVRKADLAMYEGKRLGKNRVVLYSPQLEGSKKLDDSKKGINLNSIDFFMEAIRSLGDTRKLMSSLLNILLPSLETDQSLYFEIDPEAKKVTLITSQFALRSKPEDCCISLPFSSKFKDCMTQLQTPGYLSAEEKQQLMISIPNGPTYPWNYVYCHPHRFSDSSTAFLLLFLADKKTTMGKSSPSSPLTNHLDEAIELISLGLRAQKQQRSFYRLAAHKLISLSETNLPYYQHHSTRVSHLLTEFSQQLELADNITRSLADTAYFYDLGLMSISSDILLKDTPLTNNERKICQRHPLISWEIARFSPSPIELDKPAILHHHESYDGSGYPNQLSGNNIPITARILALVDTYAAITSKRPYRKERSSQQAIEEISALAGIRFDPSLAKEFCSFVS; encoded by the coding sequence ATGACTGAGCAAACTTTCCTTAAATCCGAGATAGAAGCATCCATCCTGCAACTCTCTCCTGATTTATCACCTCAAACCCTGCAAAAAAAAACCAAGAGCATTAACTTGTTGCTCAAAGCTCCTATATATCTCGCTTCATCCCAGGACCAGACCCTGACTATCGAGATGTTCGCATCATTTGCCCGTAAAATAATTCCCTATCGGAAAATGACATTTTCCATGTGGAATGAATCCTCTCAGACCTTGGAATTGCTGTTTAATCATGGCTTTTCCGACCAGCAACTATCTCTTTTAAAAACCAAATCACCTTTCACCCCCTGGACCAGTTCATTTGGCAAGCCCTTATTAATCAAAGCATCTGCAGTATCAAACCGTAGCGTTTTTCACAACCTTGGCATTGAGGAAGCAGTCATCGTCCAGGTTACCTGGGAAGGAAGAGTACAGGCTGTCTGGCAGCTGTTTGCTACCCGTCAGAATACCTTCACCATGGAAGACATCCAGTTATTCTGGATCCTGACTATGCAGTGTGAACTTATTTTCCAACATCTGAGTAAACATGAACAGATCCAGAAACTGGCCATTATTGACTCCCTCACCGGCCTTTATAACCGCCGTTTTTTTGACCGGCAGCTAAAAGTCGAGGTCGAGAGGGCCCAGCGGCAGAAAACCACCCTGTCATTATTAATGATCGATATAGATAATTTTAAAAAATTCAATGATCATTACAGTCACCAATCTGGTGATAATGCCCTCAGGGAAATGGGGGTGTTATTGCCTGAAAAATCACGAACCATTGATACGGTCTGCCGCTATGGGGGAGAAGAATTCACGATTATCCTCCCCAATACCGACCATATAAAAGCATTTCTCATTGGGGAACGGTTACGAAAAGCAGCAGAGGAACACCCCTTTATAATCAACCACAACAAATCAGTCAATATGACTTTGAGCCTGGGGATAGCGTCCTATCCGGAGATGGCCAGTTCTGATGGTGACTTGGTCCGAAAAGCTGACCTTGCCATGTATGAGGGCAAGCGCCTGGGGAAAAACAGGGTGGTGCTTTATTCTCCCCAGCTTGAGGGTTCCAAAAAACTTGATGACAGCAAAAAAGGCATTAATCTCAACAGCATTGATTTCTTCATGGAAGCCATTCGTTCGCTGGGTGATACCAGAAAATTAATGAGTTCTTTATTAAATATCCTTTTACCTTCACTGGAGACAGACCAATCTCTTTACTTTGAAATTGACCCGGAAGCAAAAAAAGTCACCTTGATCACCAGTCAGTTTGCTTTACGTTCAAAGCCGGAAGATTGCTGCATATCTTTGCCTTTTTCCTCAAAGTTTAAAGATTGTATGACTCAGTTGCAGACACCTGGATACCTGTCAGCCGAAGAAAAACAACAATTGATGATTTCAATCCCTAACGGGCCTACCTACCCATGGAATTATGTTTACTGTCATCCGCACCGTTTTTCCGACTCCTCCACTGCTTTTCTTTTACTGTTTCTGGCAGACAAAAAAACAACGATGGGAAAAAGTTCACCTTCATCGCCATTAACAAACCATCTGGATGAAGCTATTGAGCTGATATCCCTTGGGTTAAGAGCACAAAAACAGCAACGTTCCTTTTATCGACTGGCAGCCCATAAGCTCATTTCTCTGTCAGAAACAAATTTACCCTATTACCAGCACCATAGCACCAGAGTTTCACATCTGCTGACAGAATTTTCCCAGCAGCTGGAACTGGCGGATAATATAACCCGCTCACTGGCGGATACCGCCTATTTCTATGACCTTGGATTGATGAGTATCAGCAGTGATATTTTGCTGAAAGATACCCCGCTGACAAATAATGAACGTAAAATATGCCAGCGACATCCCCTGATCAGCTGGGAAATTGCCAGATTTTCACCAAGTCCCATTGAACTGGACAAACCGGCAATCCTCCATCATCATGAATCCTACGATGGTTCCGGCTACCCAAACCAACTGTCCGGCAACAACATCCCCATCACTGCCCGCATTCTGGCGCTGGTTGATACCTATGCGGCAATAACCTCCAAAAGGCCTTATCGAAAAGAAAGAAGTTCACAACAGGCAATTGAGGAAATTTCAGCACTTGCCGGAATCCGCTTTGACCCGAGCCTGGCCAAAGAATTTTGCAGCTTTGTAAGTTAG